A single Arcanobacterium canis DNA region contains:
- the radA gene encoding DNA repair protein RadA, whose product MAKTKVSFVCSECGWDTNKWVGRCANCGAWGTIEEFTHAPALGKARSLTPHTPAQPITEVSAQASVKVPTGVGELDRVLGGGIVPGAVILMAGEPGVGKSTLLLDVAARAANEAAKRDDAPVLYVTGEESASQVRSRAERIGALTSHLLLTAQADLSQVLGHIDDSSPSLLIVDSVQTIADPDVEGAAGGVAQVRAVTSALVGVAKSTGIPMMLVGHVTKEGSIAGPRVLEHLVDVVCQFEGDRHSRLRMIRAVKNRYGPTDEVGCFELIDSGIRELPDPSGLFLSARNLTVPGTCVTMTLEGRRPMPVEVQALSVPAAGPPRRTTSGVEYSRVAMMLAVLQSRLGIEFEKQDIFVSTVGGAKASEPSVDMAIALALASAASDLPLAPGVAAIGEVSLTGELRPVVGLQQRLNEAARLGFRIALVPHTADPVIAPEGMEIRTISDVREGMRSVLPLGKHLS is encoded by the coding sequence ATGGCAAAGACAAAAGTTTCATTCGTCTGCAGCGAGTGCGGATGGGATACCAACAAGTGGGTGGGCAGGTGTGCGAACTGTGGCGCGTGGGGCACGATCGAAGAATTTACCCATGCACCAGCCTTGGGAAAAGCACGCTCACTGACACCACATACTCCCGCGCAACCAATTACAGAAGTCTCGGCACAGGCGTCGGTCAAAGTACCCACTGGCGTCGGCGAACTTGATCGTGTCCTGGGCGGAGGAATTGTGCCCGGAGCGGTCATTTTGATGGCCGGTGAACCCGGCGTTGGAAAGTCTACTTTGCTTCTTGATGTCGCAGCGCGAGCGGCTAATGAAGCTGCCAAACGCGATGACGCACCTGTTCTTTATGTGACCGGCGAGGAATCTGCCTCTCAAGTTCGTTCACGTGCCGAGCGCATCGGCGCACTCACGTCCCACCTTCTTCTCACAGCTCAAGCGGATCTTTCTCAAGTACTTGGACATATCGACGATTCCTCCCCTTCGCTCCTCATTGTCGATTCTGTTCAGACAATTGCAGATCCAGATGTGGAGGGCGCAGCTGGTGGTGTCGCACAAGTTCGTGCTGTGACATCCGCCCTCGTCGGAGTTGCGAAGTCCACGGGGATCCCAATGATGCTCGTCGGCCACGTAACAAAAGAGGGTTCAATCGCAGGTCCGCGTGTGCTCGAGCATCTTGTCGATGTCGTGTGTCAGTTCGAAGGCGACCGCCATTCTCGGTTACGCATGATTCGAGCAGTGAAGAATCGCTACGGACCAACTGATGAAGTGGGATGTTTCGAGCTTATTGATTCTGGCATCCGCGAACTTCCAGATCCTTCTGGTCTTTTCCTTTCGGCACGTAACCTCACAGTTCCGGGCACGTGCGTCACGATGACCCTTGAGGGACGCCGTCCGATGCCAGTAGAAGTTCAAGCACTCAGTGTTCCTGCCGCTGGGCCGCCACGGCGAACCACATCGGGCGTGGAATATTCCCGGGTGGCGATGATGCTCGCTGTTTTGCAGTCTCGGTTAGGCATCGAGTTCGAAAAACAAGATATTTTCGTCTCAACTGTTGGTGGAGCTAAAGCAAGCGAGCCCAGTGTTGATATGGCGATTGCTCTCGCGTTGGCCTCGGCTGCATCTGATCTTCCGCTTGCGCCCGGTGTGGCTGCGATTGGGGAGGTATCACTGACAGGAGAATTGCGGCCTGTCGTTGGCTTGCAACAGCGTCTGAATGAAGCTGCCCGCCTCGGTTTTCGCATTGCACTCGTTCCGCATACTGCGGACCCGGTCATCGCGCCAGAAGGAATGGAGATTCGGACAATCTCTGACGTTCGCGAAGGAATGCGATCGGTTCTTCCTCTCGGAAAGCATCTGTCATAG
- a CDS encoding HhH-GPD family protein, translated as MNKRYSILVNWFETNGRDLPWRRTRDPWAILVCEVMSHQTPLSRVEPIWNAWMHRWPTPEALVEASPAEILVAWDRLGYPSRALRLAQCAKVVTDEFGGQLPRSRTDLLSLPGVGPYTADAVIAFAFHERSVVLDTNIRRVLARWDGAALPPPTLTKAEIARADAAVPHAPGHAWQWNMAIMEFGELLCTARKPACDQCPLSATCAWFLAGRPSDEHAHKRKTQAWKGTNRQARGAIMAILRQSPDGIDAAELELASGIEPERYTVALEGLINDSLVERHGSDIRLPR; from the coding sequence GTGAATAAGCGCTATTCCATTCTCGTGAACTGGTTCGAGACTAACGGACGCGATCTGCCGTGGCGGCGAACGCGCGACCCATGGGCGATTCTTGTCTGTGAAGTCATGAGCCACCAGACCCCACTATCGCGCGTCGAACCGATATGGAATGCGTGGATGCATCGCTGGCCCACTCCTGAAGCATTGGTAGAAGCGTCTCCTGCTGAAATCCTCGTAGCTTGGGATCGACTGGGCTACCCCTCGCGCGCACTTCGGCTCGCTCAGTGTGCAAAAGTCGTGACAGACGAATTTGGTGGGCAGCTCCCGCGCTCCCGCACTGATCTTCTTTCTCTTCCGGGCGTCGGTCCTTACACTGCCGACGCGGTCATTGCTTTTGCCTTCCATGAACGTTCCGTGGTACTCGATACGAATATCCGCCGAGTGCTCGCGCGCTGGGATGGCGCTGCTCTGCCACCACCGACCCTCACAAAAGCCGAAATTGCACGGGCCGACGCCGCGGTCCCCCACGCCCCTGGCCACGCTTGGCAATGGAACATGGCGATTATGGAATTCGGCGAGCTACTGTGTACAGCCCGCAAACCAGCATGTGACCAGTGCCCATTGTCCGCAACCTGCGCCTGGTTCCTCGCTGGCAGACCGTCGGATGAGCACGCACACAAACGCAAAACTCAAGCGTGGAAAGGAACAAATCGTCAGGCGCGCGGAGCGATCATGGCGATTTTGCGCCAATCTCCCGACGGTATCGACGCAGCTGAACTTGAGCTTGCCAGCGGGATTGAGCCTGAGCGTTACACGGTGGCACTCGAAGGCCTCATCAATGACTCTCTCGTGGAACGCCACGGGTCAGATATTCGTCTGCCCCGCTGA
- a CDS encoding SMP-30/gluconolactonase/LRE family protein, with product MKFDQITPPVAYHGEGPAWDRSWGGLRWVDMLAGDLLTLLPSGEVHRLKTGSKIAAFVRPRVNGGFVVGLERGLGIADAPFGEVRPMPGAEEVWTDPDIRMNEGNTDPWGNLYFGTMSYSRRPGVGNVYKIGSEGPAHVAIAGTTTSNGLAFVGETRAYFNDTSLRQTDVFDVVEGELTNRRAFHEATGTSPDGLTTDVNGNIWVALNRVGKVRLYSPSAEILGEWKLPVRLVTSVALGGEDGRDLFVTTSRENLDDPEESAGAVFHARVDVPGRTLTPFAR from the coding sequence ATGAAGTTCGATCAGATCACTCCACCTGTCGCGTATCACGGCGAAGGCCCAGCTTGGGACCGTAGCTGGGGAGGCTTACGTTGGGTCGATATGCTCGCCGGTGACCTCCTCACCCTTCTTCCCAGCGGAGAGGTACATCGGCTAAAGACTGGCTCAAAAATTGCCGCTTTTGTTCGTCCGCGCGTCAATGGCGGTTTCGTTGTCGGCCTTGAACGAGGTCTAGGCATCGCTGATGCCCCCTTCGGAGAGGTTCGTCCCATGCCCGGAGCTGAGGAAGTGTGGACGGATCCCGATATTCGCATGAACGAGGGCAACACTGACCCGTGGGGGAATCTCTACTTCGGCACAATGTCGTATTCCCGGCGCCCCGGCGTCGGCAATGTCTACAAAATCGGCTCCGAGGGCCCGGCGCACGTTGCCATCGCCGGCACAACGACGTCGAACGGTTTGGCTTTCGTCGGTGAAACCCGCGCCTATTTCAACGACACCTCCTTGCGCCAAACCGACGTCTTCGACGTTGTTGAGGGAGAACTCACGAATCGGCGCGCCTTTCACGAGGCTACTGGCACTTCACCGGACGGCCTCACCACCGACGTCAACGGAAACATCTGGGTTGCGCTGAATCGGGTGGGCAAAGTACGCCTATATTCGCCGAGTGCAGAGATTCTTGGCGAATGGAAACTGCCGGTGCGACTTGTCACATCTGTCGCACTTGGCGGGGAAGATGGACGTGACTTGTTCGTAACAACGTCGCGGGAAAACCTTGACGATCCGGAAGAATCAGCAGGTGCAGTCTTCCATGCGCGGGTGGACGTGCCCGGTCGCACGCTCACCCCATTTGCTCGCTAA
- a CDS encoding uridine kinase family protein — MSTPLSNDGLFDLPEGTRHKPRAKVILVSGPSGSGKTRFTDRSGLPSIHLDDFYFNGDMPGLPRRHGMVDWDSINTWDREGAVAALVELCTVGETTVPIYDIPTSKRLGERRLELEGRRVVLAEGLFAADIIDDLRKEGILADALCISRPRLQTFWFRLMRDLDEARKPFVNLIRRGVAHFFHEPIMYRELTAKGARKVSYPEAQEVLTQLLASQRWD, encoded by the coding sequence ATGTCCACTCCCCTTTCAAATGACGGTCTTTTTGACCTCCCTGAAGGCACTCGTCACAAACCGCGCGCGAAAGTCATTTTGGTTTCGGGTCCTTCGGGTTCTGGAAAGACTCGCTTCACGGATCGATCCGGCCTACCTTCCATTCACCTGGACGATTTTTATTTCAACGGTGACATGCCTGGGCTTCCGCGTAGGCACGGCATGGTGGATTGGGACTCAATCAATACTTGGGATCGCGAGGGAGCGGTGGCTGCGCTTGTCGAGTTGTGTACCGTCGGCGAAACGACTGTGCCGATTTACGACATCCCGACTTCGAAGCGGCTGGGTGAACGTCGGCTTGAGCTCGAGGGGCGCCGTGTGGTGCTGGCCGAAGGTCTGTTTGCCGCAGATATTATCGACGATCTGCGCAAAGAAGGGATCCTCGCTGATGCCCTGTGTATTTCCCGGCCACGTCTGCAGACGTTCTGGTTCCGCCTGATGCGAGATCTCGATGAAGCGCGCAAACCGTTCGTGAACCTTATCCGACGCGGTGTGGCACACTTCTTCCACGAGCCGATTATGTACCGTGAACTCACGGCTAAGGGGGCGCGCAAAGTGTCGTATCCCGAAGCTCAGGAAGTTCTTACTCAACTCCTTGCGTCCCAGCGTTGGGACTAG
- the lysS gene encoding lysine--tRNA ligase: protein MHDDTPEQVAVRMSKRERLLAEGRQPYAAELEITHRIPQIRAQFDRIEPGEEREDQIVATAGRVMLFRPSGKIAFVQLQAGDGTRVQAIFSLANVGKESLDALKVDLDLGDHLWIKGHIGASKRGELSVFAHEWAMASKAIRPLPKTFTAEDGTETTLNEETRIRSRHLDLITRQSARDMVRIRSNVMKSLRSTFDSHDYIEIETPTLQALHGGAAARPFTTHINAYDEDLYLRIATELHLKKAVVGGVDRVFEIGKNFRNEGADSSHSPEFSALEAYEAYATYETMADLTRELIQNAAMAAFGSHVVTLADGTEYDLGGEWKRIDLYGSVSEKLGEEITVDTPRERLLEIAAEHEISVKEYAVNGKIVEDIFEELIGDHIWEPTFVFDFPEDTSPLTRNHRSRPGLTEKWDLYIRGMEIATAYTELADPVIQRERLTQQSLEAANGDPEAMQLDEDFLEAMEAGFPPSGGMGMGIDRLLMVLTGLGIRETILFPFVKPTK, encoded by the coding sequence ATGCATGATGACACCCCGGAGCAGGTAGCGGTTCGTATGTCGAAGCGCGAGCGTCTGCTCGCTGAGGGTCGCCAGCCCTACGCGGCTGAGCTTGAAATTACACACCGTATCCCGCAGATCCGCGCGCAGTTTGACCGAATCGAACCGGGCGAGGAACGCGAAGACCAGATCGTCGCAACGGCTGGCCGCGTAATGTTGTTCCGCCCATCGGGCAAGATTGCGTTCGTTCAGCTCCAGGCTGGAGATGGAACACGCGTTCAAGCGATTTTCTCTTTGGCAAACGTCGGCAAGGAATCTCTCGACGCGCTCAAGGTCGATCTGGATCTTGGTGACCACTTGTGGATCAAGGGCCATATTGGTGCCTCCAAGCGCGGCGAACTTTCTGTGTTCGCGCACGAATGGGCAATGGCGTCGAAGGCAATCCGGCCGTTACCGAAGACCTTCACAGCCGAAGATGGCACAGAGACCACCTTGAACGAAGAGACTCGTATCCGCTCACGCCACCTTGATCTCATTACTCGCCAGTCGGCACGCGACATGGTGCGTATTCGCTCGAATGTCATGAAGTCGCTGCGTTCAACTTTCGATTCTCACGATTACATTGAGATTGAAACTCCGACTCTTCAGGCTCTTCATGGCGGTGCGGCAGCACGTCCGTTCACTACGCACATTAACGCTTATGATGAAGACCTTTACCTGCGCATCGCCACGGAGCTTCACCTGAAGAAGGCAGTGGTTGGCGGTGTCGATCGCGTCTTCGAAATCGGAAAGAATTTCCGAAATGAAGGGGCTGACTCCTCACACTCGCCAGAGTTCTCCGCTCTCGAAGCTTACGAAGCATACGCAACCTACGAGACGATGGCCGATCTGACCCGTGAGCTAATTCAGAATGCAGCAATGGCGGCTTTCGGTTCACACGTGGTGACCTTGGCTGACGGCACTGAATATGACCTCGGCGGTGAGTGGAAGCGCATCGATCTATACGGTTCAGTATCTGAGAAGCTTGGTGAAGAGATCACAGTAGATACACCGCGTGAGCGGTTGCTTGAGATCGCTGCCGAACACGAAATTTCCGTCAAGGAATATGCTGTGAACGGCAAGATTGTTGAAGACATCTTCGAGGAGCTTATTGGTGACCACATCTGGGAACCGACCTTCGTCTTCGACTTCCCGGAGGATACTTCGCCGCTGACCCGTAACCATCGTTCGCGTCCGGGGCTGACGGAGAAGTGGGATCTGTACATTCGTGGCATGGAAATCGCTACCGCGTACACTGAGCTTGCCGATCCAGTCATTCAGCGTGAGCGCCTGACACAGCAGTCTCTTGAAGCTGCCAACGGTGATCCTGAGGCTATGCAGCTCGACGAAGACTTCCTCGAAGCTATGGAAGCAGGCTTCCCGCCCTCGGGTGGTATGGGTATGGGTATTGATCGCCTACTCATGGTGCTCACCGGTCTGGGAATTCGTGAAACGATCCTGTTCCCGTTTGTTAAGCCCACCAAATAA